In a genomic window of Leptidea sinapis chromosome 14, ilLepSina1.1, whole genome shotgun sequence:
- the LOC126967858 gene encoding uncharacterized protein LOC126967858 — MAEYYLKPPTTQMFYKVLSLAMSIVSLGNKSWWGYEEPHKLIKLNSLVIVIFAPACLATQLMYLYVNRSVITFDTLGVIFSIVPVSALANVNVYSARLGSYKTIMNDFMSKIHIFNKFSQNDEFMKKKILTIERVTRWTAYYLIFFFAINWVAWIWIPVYNNIRYKEHIQNRTMKLQTCIYMWFPFDYNYNYTNWLLIHILNIYIVGCGVIVMMIFHTLNYIFIFHLIGHIQILKHKLRTELTNDMRDDVLKAKLVEVVNYHAFIIRVFKNVEAAFGINVAANYLHNLLGDSLIMYQIMYGNRENVILYVVMVFVYMGELILMSFVLEEIKRQTDDFDAVVYGVPWENMSTSNQKIIMLILQRVQGTLEFKALGGLKAGVSPMIAILKTTFSYYVMLEATMADKAA; from the exons GAAGCCGCCGACAACACAGATGTTCTACAAAGTACTCTCGCTGGCGATGAGCATTGTGAGTCTCGGTAACAAATCTTGGTGGGGCTACGAGGAACCACACAAGCTAATAAAACTCAACTCCTTAGTGATAGTGATCTTCGCTCCAGCATGTCTCGCAACACAATTAATGTATCTCTATGTTAATCGATCCGTCATTACTTTTGACACCCTTGGCGTTATTTTTTCCATAGTTCCTGTTTCAGCACTGGCTAAT gtAAACGTATACTCCGCTCGATTGGGATCgtataaaacaataatgaatGATTTCATGTCGAAAATacacattttcaataaattttcgcaAAACGACGAATTCATGAAAAAG AAAATCTTAACGATAGAACGTGTCACTCGCTGGACAgcatactatttaatatttttcttcgcCATAAACTGGGTGGCTTGGATCTGGATACCGGTGTACAACAATATAAGATACAAAGAACATATACAGAACCGTACTATGAAATTACAAACATGCATTTACATGTGGTTTCCTTTCGATTACAACTATAATTATACAAACTGGCTTCTTATTCACATCTTGAATATTTATATCGTCGGCTGCGGAGTTATAGTTATGATGATATTTCATACTTtgaactatatttttatatttcatttaattggCCATATTCAGATTTTGAAGCACAAATTACGAACAGAGCTTACCAATGATATGAGGGACGATGTGTTAAAGGCTAAATTGGTTGAAGTTGTTAATTATCATGCGTTTATAATaag agTATTCAAGAATGTTGAGGCGGCTTTCGGAATAAATGTTGCAGCAAATTACTTACATAACTTACTTGGTGACAGCCTTATTATGTACCAGATTATGTATGGG AACCGAGAGAATGTAATATTGTACGTAGTTATGGTATTTGTGTATATGGGCGAATTGATACTAATGTCTTTTGTTCTTGAAGAAATTAAGAGAcag ACGGACGATTTCGATGCTGTAGTTTATGGTGTTCCATGGGAAAATATGTCTACAAGTAACCAAAAGATAATAATGTTGATACTTCAGCGGGTACAAGGAACATTAGAGTTTAAAGCACTGGGTGGTCTCAAGGCTGGAGTTTCGCCGATGATTGCT attttaaaaacaactttcTCTTACTACGTTATGTTAGAAGCTACTATGGCTGACAAAGCTGCTTAA